The genomic region TATCGCTGAGCCCGAGGTTTTCCATCTGTACCAGCAGACATTCGCGCAGTTCCCGCGCCGCGACGCCCACCGGATCGAAAAATTGGATCCGCTTGAGCAACGCTTCCACCGCCTGCGGGGTACTTTCGGTGGCGCTACAAACCTCGTCCACGGTCAAAGTCAGGTAGCCGTTTTCATCGAGATTTTGAATGATGTAAAGGCCGATGGAGGATTCCGACTCGTCGATTTTCGAAAGCCGCAATTGCCAGAGTAAATGGTCTTCGAGTGAAGTTTTCTTGGTGAGGCTATTTTCCCACGACGGCGGCGAATCGCCGTCCTCCGACCCGGCCTCGGCGGTCAACGAGCCGTGCATGGCGTTCGAATGGATGTCGAGATATTCCTGCCAGTCCAGGGTGCCGATCTTGTCGACCGTGGAGACCTCGCGGTTAACAACCGGCTCGGACAGGTCGCCCAAGCCATTGTCCTGGACCGCGGTGCGCTGCGCCTCGCCGCTATCGGCTTCCTCAGTCGAGCCCTCTTCGAGGGCAGGATTCTCTTCCAACTCCTTGCCGACCATCTCCTCCAATTCGATGCGTGAAAGCTGCAGTAATTTGATCGACTGCTGGAGCTGCGGCGTCATCACCAACTGTTGGACGAGCTTTTGAACCTGTCGAATCTCAAACGCCATAGTTAGAACCTAAAGCCCTCTCCTAAATAAAATTTCCGCGCATTGGGGCTTGCGGCGATAAATTCCGGCGTGCCCTCTTCGAGCACGGTGCCGGCATTGACGATGTAAGCGCGATCGCAGATCCCCAAAGTTTCTCTCACATTGTGATCGGTGATCAGGATGCCGATGCCAGTGGTAATCAGCTGGCGGACGATTTTTTGTATCTCCGCCACGGCAATTGGATCGATGCCGGTGAAGGGTTCGTCCAATAAAAGAAAAAATGGCGAGAGCACCAAGGCGCGGGCGATCTCCACCCGCCGCCGTTCGCCGCCGGACAGCGTGAAGGCTTTGTGCGTCGCTAAATGGCTGACGCCGAGCATTTTCATCAGGGTATCGCAGCGTTCTTCTTGATCGGCGCTGTTCAAATCTAAGGTCTGCAAAATCGCGCGCAAATTATCCGCCACCGATAGCCGGCGAAAGACCGAAGACTCCTGGGGCAGATAACTGATCCCGGCGCGGGCGCGCTGATAAATCGGCGCACCGGTCAATTCCTCATCGTTGAGCACCACCGTGCCTTCATCCGGTTGAACCAATCCGACTATCATATGAAACGTCGTCGTCTTCCCCGCGCCGTTAGGACCCAACAAACCGACCACTTCGCCACCTTTGACCGTCAAACTTATGCCGTCCACCACACGTCTACCGCCATAGGACTTGACCACCGAGGTGGCCTTGAGAACGCTCATTTGGTCTTGGCGCCCACAGGTTGTTCCTGGCCTTTGAATTCATCGGAAAACATCACCGCGGTGACCCGAGTGTTTTTTTCGCCTTCGACAATCGAGCGGTCTTGCTCGGTAAAATAAATGACCTTGGTGCCGGAAATCTGGCTGTTGCCTTGGCGCATCACCGGATTGCCGGTCAGCGTGACGGTTTTCGATTTATCGTCGAACACCGCCTTTTCGCCGGTCGCGACGCGATTGCCTTGAGTGGCATTGACCTTGACCTCGGCGACGATCTGCTTCATCTGCTTGGTTTCCGGATCGTAGAATGCGGTCAGCACCTCGCTGCGCATGGTCATGTCATTCTGCACCGTCACCACGCGGCCTTTGAAGACCATACTGTTTTTGCTTTGATCCGCTTCCATCCAATCGGCGGTTATGAAGATCGGATCTTTCTTATTGAATTCGAAAGCGGTGGAGCCTTTTTTCGCTTCCTCTTTAGCCGGCGCCGCGGCACCCATTGCCAGCGCCACCGCTCCGAGAAAAAGCACGCTCCGGGTAATCGAGGTGAATTTGCTGTTAGTCATAGACATCATCCGCCAATCCGCTGGGGTGGGTTGGTTTTATTTTTCTTGTTGGCCAGTTTGTCCGGTTCCATTTTAGTTTTCACATTCTCCAATAAGCGAATCTTCCGATCGACCATCTCGACTTCCATCCGCGCGCCTTCGAGTTGGAGCCCTTCGCCAACGACCGTGGTGCGGTTCGGCAAAACTATTAGATCCTTGGCCGGGTCGTAGTTAGCCTGATCGGAATTGAGCACATAGCCGTGAAAGTTCAGCTGCACCGCGCCGCGGATCTCCATACGCTCAAGTTCCTTGTCGTTGAGATAAATATGCGCCTCATCGCCAACGGTCTCGGCGAACTCACCCTTCTTGTCGTAATAGTAGAAGCGCGGCTTTTTAATCACCGCCTCTTTTTGGTCTTTGTAATAATTCGCCTCGTCGCCAAAAATCTCCCAAACCTTGCGCCCATTTTCGATTTTCGCGCGGTGAAAATCCTTCATGTGCA from Deltaproteobacteria bacterium harbors:
- the lptB gene encoding LPS export ABC transporter ATP-binding protein; this translates as MSVLKATSVVKSYGGRRVVDGISLTVKGGEVVGLLGPNGAGKTTTFHMIVGLVQPDEGTVVLNDEELTGAPIYQRARAGISYLPQESSVFRRLSVADNLRAILQTLDLNSADQEERCDTLMKMLGVSHLATHKAFTLSGGERRRVEIARALVLSPFFLLLDEPFTGIDPIAVAEIQKIVRQLITTGIGILITDHNVRETLGICDRAYIVNAGTVLEEGTPEFIAASPNARKFYLGEGFRF
- the lptA gene encoding lipopolysaccharide transport periplasmic protein LptA; protein product: MMSMTNSKFTSITRSVLFLGAVALAMGAAAPAKEEAKKGSTAFEFNKKDPIFITADWMEADQSKNSMVFKGRVVTVQNDMTMRSEVLTAFYDPETKQMKQIVAEVKVNATQGNRVATGEKAVFDDKSKTVTLTGNPVMRQGNSQISGTKVIYFTEQDRSIVEGEKNTRVTAVMFSDEFKGQEQPVGAKTK
- the lptC gene encoding LPS export ABC transporter periplasmic protein LptC translates to MVMRKTRRSVLLLVIFLCLGGVGFKVYEVVRGMQNEIRRNPRKILDYLPESAMHMKDFHRAKIENGRKVWEIFGDEANYYKDQKEAVIKKPRFYYYDKKGEFAETVGDEAHIYLNDKELERMEIRGAVQLNFHGYVLNSDQANYDPAKDLIVLPNRTTVVGEGLQLEGARMEVEMVDRKIRLLENVKTKMEPDKLANKKNKTNPPQRIGG